In one window of Nocardioides panacisoli DNA:
- a CDS encoding ArsA family ATPase produces the protein MSETLARRFDASSRHASGVVPELDVDRLLDDRSVDIIVCCGAGGVGKTTTAASLGVRAAERGRRVIVITVDPARRLAQAMGIDELDNTPRSVAGIDDTAGGTLRAMMLDMKQTFDDLVTEQGSPELAARVLQNPFYLSMSSSFAGTSEYMAMEKLAQLRAETQRDDSCDLIVVDTPPARSALDFLDAPERLAHFLDGRFIRLLVDPPKGTARLLQFGLRAVTRSLQRILGKDTLTDFQDFVVALDTVLGGVRERSEETYRVLKGRSTAFLVVATPDPDALREATYFVERLGEDDLVATGVVINKLTLQPAAMVTAEQALGGAEELWTADPDSRSAAVLRLHADRVRLSLREKRTRLSFEAAHPSLPTAVVPGLAGDVHDLDGLRRIGALMNDEDATGE, from the coding sequence ATGAGCGAGACCCTCGCACGCCGCTTCGACGCCTCGTCCCGCCACGCCAGCGGCGTGGTCCCCGAGCTCGACGTCGACCGGCTGCTCGACGACCGGTCGGTCGACATCATCGTGTGCTGCGGTGCCGGTGGCGTCGGCAAGACCACGACGGCCGCGTCCCTGGGCGTGCGCGCCGCCGAGCGGGGTCGCCGCGTCATCGTGATCACCGTCGACCCGGCGCGGCGGCTCGCCCAGGCCATGGGCATCGACGAGCTGGACAACACCCCGCGGTCGGTCGCGGGCATCGACGACACCGCCGGCGGCACGCTGCGCGCCATGATGCTGGACATGAAGCAGACCTTCGACGACCTCGTCACCGAGCAGGGGTCGCCGGAGCTCGCGGCGCGGGTCCTGCAGAACCCCTTCTACCTGTCGATGTCCAGCTCCTTCGCCGGCACCAGCGAGTACATGGCGATGGAGAAGCTGGCCCAGCTGCGCGCCGAGACCCAGCGTGACGACAGCTGCGACCTGATCGTGGTCGACACCCCGCCGGCCCGGTCGGCGCTGGACTTCCTCGACGCACCCGAGCGGTTGGCGCACTTCCTGGACGGCCGCTTCATCCGGTTGCTGGTCGACCCGCCCAAGGGCACCGCCCGGCTGTTGCAGTTCGGCCTGCGGGCCGTCACCCGGTCCCTGCAGCGCATCCTGGGCAAGGACACGCTCACCGACTTCCAGGACTTCGTCGTCGCGCTCGACACGGTGCTGGGCGGCGTACGCGAGCGCTCCGAGGAGACCTACCGGGTGCTGAAGGGCCGCAGCACGGCCTTCCTCGTGGTGGCCACGCCGGACCCCGACGCGCTGCGGGAGGCGACCTACTTCGTGGAGCGGCTGGGCGAGGACGACCTCGTCGCGACCGGCGTGGTGATCAACAAGCTCACCCTCCAGCCGGCCGCGATGGTGACCGCCGAGCAGGCCCTCGGCGGCGCCGAGGAGCTCTGGACCGCCGACCCCGACTCCCGGTCGGCGGCGGTGCTGCGGCTCCACGCCGACCGCGTCCGGCTCAGTCTCCGCGAGAAGCGCACCCGGCTCTCGTTCGAGGCCGCGCACCCCTCGCTGCCCACGGCAGTCGTGCCGGGGCTCGCGGGCGACGTCCACGACCTCGACGGGCTGCGCCGGATCGGCGCGCTGATGAACGACGAGGACGCCACCGGCGAGTAG
- the ligD gene encoding non-homologous end-joining DNA ligase, with protein MAEAEPVHVDVEGRTLRLSNLDKVLYPATGTTKGEVLDYYARIAPVLLPQLADRPVTRIRWPHGVQAMSFFEKNAPAGTPSWVRTVEVPTTGSRAPSRHGDTLRFPIVDDLATLMWLGNLAALELHTHQWTVEEDGTPRGADRLVIDLDPGEPAGLHECCRVALLARDLLADRGLDARPVISGSKGLHLYAEVSALLPPEETTDVTREVAEQLAADHPREVTATMTKARRRGKVFLDWSQNSGSKTTVSPYSLRGTERPQVATPLAWDEVVAGAEDELGLDQFSPRQVLARVDELGDLLARDEAG; from the coding sequence ATGGCTGAGGCCGAGCCGGTGCACGTCGACGTCGAGGGACGCACCCTGCGGCTGTCGAACCTGGACAAGGTGCTCTACCCCGCGACGGGCACGACCAAGGGCGAGGTGCTGGACTACTACGCACGGATCGCACCGGTGCTGTTGCCGCAGCTGGCCGACCGTCCGGTGACGCGGATCCGCTGGCCCCACGGCGTGCAGGCCATGAGCTTCTTCGAGAAGAACGCCCCCGCGGGCACCCCCTCGTGGGTGCGCACCGTCGAGGTCCCCACCACCGGCTCCCGCGCACCGAGCCGCCACGGCGACACGCTGCGCTTCCCGATCGTGGACGACCTGGCCACCTTGATGTGGCTGGGCAACCTGGCGGCGCTGGAGCTCCACACGCACCAGTGGACCGTCGAGGAGGACGGGACGCCGCGGGGAGCGGACCGCCTCGTGATCGACCTCGACCCGGGCGAGCCCGCCGGACTGCACGAGTGCTGCCGGGTGGCGCTGCTCGCGCGCGACCTGCTCGCCGACCGCGGCCTTGATGCCCGCCCGGTCATCAGCGGCAGCAAGGGCCTGCACCTCTACGCCGAGGTCTCGGCGCTGCTCCCGCCGGAGGAGACCACTGACGTGACCCGCGAGGTCGCCGAGCAGCTGGCCGCGGACCACCCGCGCGAGGTCACCGCGACCATGACCAAGGCACGTCGCCGTGGCAAGGTCTTCCTGGACTGGTCGCAGAACTCGGGCTCGAAGACCACCGTGTCGCCGTACTCGCTGCGCGGCACCGAGCGGCCCCAGGTGGCGACGCCCCTGGCCTGGGACGAGGTGGTCGCGGGGGCCGAGGACGAGCTCGGGCTCGACCAGTTCTCCCCGCGCCAGGTGCTGGCACGCGTGGACGAGCTGGGGGACCTGCTCGCGCGGGACGAGGCAGGGTGA
- the ligD gene encoding non-homologous end-joining DNA ligase — MRPMLATPGDRVPSGESWRHEVKWDGVRALVSVRDGAVRLHSRNGNDVSEAWPELRTPPAAVSEAVLDGEIIALNDHGIPDFRTLAERIHVRRQSTVARLAARVPATLMVFDLLDLDGTDLTARPWSERRARLEELDLEPSGWQVPPTYDDGAMLHEATRAQGLEGIVSKRTDARYRPGERTRHWLKFAHRHRGSYVVGGWRPQTGTRARLAALLVGEPTAEGLAYRGRVGSGIGPAQARQLTDLVGELSREESPFSDEVPRVDADGTHWLAPVLVVDVDSHGTGHDRLRQPSFRGVRDDLAPEDLLDG; from the coding sequence ATGCGCCCGATGCTCGCCACCCCCGGTGACCGCGTGCCGTCGGGGGAGTCGTGGCGCCACGAGGTCAAGTGGGACGGCGTCCGCGCGCTGGTGAGCGTGCGGGACGGCGCGGTGCGCCTGCACAGCCGCAACGGCAATGACGTCTCCGAGGCCTGGCCGGAGCTGCGTACGCCGCCGGCCGCCGTGTCGGAGGCGGTCCTCGACGGCGAGATCATCGCGCTCAACGACCACGGGATCCCGGACTTCCGCACGCTCGCGGAGCGGATCCACGTGCGTCGGCAGTCGACCGTGGCGCGCCTGGCCGCACGCGTGCCGGCGACCCTGATGGTCTTCGACCTGCTCGATCTCGACGGCACCGACCTGACCGCGCGACCGTGGTCGGAGCGTCGTGCGCGGCTGGAGGAGCTGGACCTCGAGCCCTCGGGCTGGCAGGTGCCGCCGACGTACGACGACGGCGCCATGCTGCACGAGGCGACGCGCGCGCAGGGACTCGAGGGCATCGTGTCCAAGCGGACCGACGCGCGCTACCGGCCCGGTGAGCGCACGCGGCACTGGCTCAAGTTCGCCCACCGCCACCGCGGCTCCTACGTCGTGGGCGGGTGGCGCCCCCAGACGGGGACCCGGGCCCGCCTGGCGGCGCTGCTGGTGGGTGAGCCCACCGCGGAGGGCCTCGCCTACCGGGGCCGGGTCGGCAGTGGCATCGGCCCGGCGCAGGCGCGGCAGCTCACCGACCTGGTGGGCGAGCTGTCCCGGGAGGAGAGCCCGTTCAGCGACGAGGTGCCCCGCGTCGACGCCGACGGCACGCACTGGCTCGCGCCGGTGCTGGTGGTCGACGTCGACAGCCACGGCACCGGCCACGACCGACTGCGCCAGCCCTCCTTCCGCGGCGTGCGCGACGACCTGGCCCCCGAGGACCTGCTCGATGGCTGA
- a CDS encoding Ku protein, producing the protein MRAIWKGAVSFGLVSVPVKLYSATESHDVSFRQVHHADGGRIRYQRVCSVCGEEVAYADIAKGYETEDGEMVILDDDDLAELPTTSSREIAVETFVPSDQIDPMLLEKSYYLEPDATGAKPYALLRQALQEADRMAVVTVALRQRTTTGVLRVRETDNGEVIVLQTMLWPDEIRTPDFSVEVGEVKDAEVEMARTLVDTLAGDFEHDQFTDDYAEKVKEVVEAKIEGGEVKRTETSTKTSGEVVDLLSALQKSVEAAKSSRGEDDGGSAKKATKRPAKKAAKKTAKKGAAKKPAKKAASRKKAG; encoded by the coding sequence ATGCGTGCGATCTGGAAGGGTGCGGTCTCCTTCGGCCTGGTCTCGGTGCCGGTCAAGCTCTACTCCGCCACCGAGAGCCACGACGTCTCGTTCCGGCAGGTCCACCACGCCGACGGCGGGCGCATCCGCTACCAGCGGGTCTGCTCGGTGTGCGGCGAGGAGGTCGCCTACGCCGACATCGCCAAGGGGTACGAGACCGAGGACGGCGAGATGGTCATCCTCGACGACGACGACCTGGCCGAGCTGCCCACGACCTCCTCGCGCGAGATCGCCGTGGAGACCTTCGTGCCCAGCGACCAGATCGACCCGATGCTGCTGGAGAAGTCCTACTACCTCGAGCCGGACGCGACGGGGGCCAAGCCCTACGCCCTGCTGCGCCAGGCACTGCAGGAGGCGGACCGGATGGCGGTGGTGACCGTCGCGCTGCGCCAGCGCACGACCACCGGCGTCCTGCGCGTGCGCGAGACCGACAACGGCGAGGTCATCGTGCTGCAGACGATGCTGTGGCCCGACGAGATCCGGACGCCGGACTTCTCCGTCGAGGTCGGCGAGGTCAAGGACGCCGAGGTCGAGATGGCCCGCACCCTCGTCGACACCCTCGCCGGCGACTTCGAGCACGACCAGTTCACCGACGACTACGCCGAGAAGGTCAAGGAGGTCGTCGAGGCCAAGATCGAGGGGGGCGAGGTCAAGCGCACCGAGACCTCGACCAAGACCAGCGGCGAGGTCGTCGACCTGCTCTCGGCACTGCAGAAGTCGGTCGAGGCGGCGAAGTCCTCCCGCGGCGAGGACGACGGCGGCTCGGCGAAGAAGGCGACCAAGCGGCCCGCCAAGAAGGCCGCGAAGAAGACGGCCAAGAAGGGCGCCGCCAAGAAGCCGGCGAAGAAGGCGGCGAGCCGCAAGAAGGCCGGCTGA
- a CDS encoding NAD-glutamate dehydrogenase, translating to MSTTTHHSQRDQILDRAVEAAERGGGSGGPPPADLQELLSAYYRHVSTEELDDRSGVDVYGAFASHARFARRRTPGETLVAVHTPVVGEHGWTAAGHTVVEVVTDDMPFLVDSLTMELSRQLHGVHLVLHPTYDVTRDASGALQSMRALGRGAPPATDGAVHESWMHVEIDRLGGQLEQQEASQLEADIRRVLADVRVAVEDWEHMVAQVGTTVEELEGSPPPLPGEEVQQGIDLLRWLADDRFTFLGYREYRLEQGPGDDDQEMLSVVPGTGLGILREQPGEAAKSMAFNRLPEAVRRKAREQSLLLLAKANSRSTVHRPAYLDYIGIKQFGADGEVVGERRFLGLFSSAAYTESLTRIPVLRDKVDAVLERTGLDPRSHDGNALLDTLETYPRDELFHTPVDELAPIAEAAMQARERRAVRLFIRRDTYGRYLSVLVYLPRDRYNTNIRHKFVRLLEEELGADSVEFNVNISESTTARVHFVVRRPAGEQIPDDIDTVELERRMIEVSRSWHDDFAQAVTAEFGEDVGATLGRRYADSFPEAYKEDYNPRVAAVDVGRLETIRGEEGVDQALYSPLNAAPGEARLKIYRIGDPLSLSDVLPMISSMGVEVVDERPYRLDGLGRRADIYDFGLRYDAPLPDRAQELFSDALRAMWDDRNEVDGFNELVLRAELTWRQALLLRAYAKYMKQGNSPFAIDSIEAALVDNVALARLLVDLFTARFDPDLRGDRERREQEIVAQVEEALEDVASLDHDRIMRSYLVHIRATLRTNYFQAADDSGAPKSYLSLKLEPSAIPGLPEPRPAYEIFVYSPRVEGVHLRFGPVARGGLRWSDRRDDFRTEILGLVKAQMVKNTVIVPVGSKGGFYAKQLPDPSDREAWQAEGIACYRTFISGLLDLTDNRAEDGRSASDGAPEIVSPPRVVRHDGDDPYLVVAADKGTATFSDIANEVSQSYGFWLGDAFASGGSVGYDHKAMGITARGAWVSVQRHFREMGIDCQREEFTCVGVGDMSGDVFGNGMLCSPTTRLVAAFDHRDIFIDPDPDPATSYAERQRLFELPRSSWQDYDTATISEGGGVFPRSLKSITITPQIREALGISAGVTSMTPNELMHAVLLAPVDLFWNGGIGTYVKGASESDADVGDKANDAIRVNGKELRVRCVGEGGNLGLTQRGRVEYAAAGGRVNTDFIDNSAGVDTSDHEVNLKILLDRVVASGDLTRKQRNELLASMTDEVAELVLRDNYEQNLALANAGKNAPSLLHVHEQWMRDLEKQGRLDRRLEALPTSKEVRRRIENRGSLTAPELSVLLSYSKIILAEELIDTDLPDDPYLARGLVKYFPEPIRDGFAPQVEQHPLRREIIVTQIVNDLINHAGFTYLPRLAAETGASDAELARANFVARDIFGSEAFRRELEAYDNRLDAALVTRMRVEMRTLVERASRWLVTNRRQPLDSDATVAAFAGPVQAAMTQLPELLRGNELASLERRREFYEAQGVPEDLAARVAGFDVAYRLLNVVDIAVREELEPPEVARVHFALGERLGLSALGEQVVSLPREDQWQTMARAAMRDDLHAVHAQLTAAVLEATDGEEVAEDRVAAWEQDRGTVIERGVETLDHIAEEDETDLARVSVALRVVRSLLS from the coding sequence GTGTCAACGACGACGCATCACAGCCAGCGCGACCAGATCCTCGACCGTGCCGTCGAGGCGGCCGAACGCGGCGGCGGGAGCGGCGGACCCCCGCCCGCGGACCTGCAGGAGCTGCTCTCGGCCTACTACCGCCACGTCTCCACCGAGGAGCTCGACGACCGCTCCGGAGTGGACGTCTACGGCGCGTTCGCCTCCCATGCCCGCTTCGCGCGGCGGCGTACGCCGGGCGAGACGCTGGTGGCGGTGCACACCCCTGTCGTGGGCGAGCACGGGTGGACCGCGGCCGGCCACACCGTCGTGGAGGTCGTCACCGACGACATGCCCTTCCTCGTCGACTCGCTGACGATGGAGCTCTCCCGCCAACTGCACGGCGTCCACCTCGTGCTGCACCCGACCTACGACGTCACCCGCGACGCCTCGGGCGCGCTGCAGTCGATGCGCGCACTGGGCCGGGGCGCCCCGCCCGCGACCGACGGAGCGGTCCACGAGTCGTGGATGCACGTCGAGATCGACCGGCTCGGCGGCCAGCTCGAGCAGCAGGAGGCCAGCCAGCTCGAGGCCGACATCCGCCGCGTGCTCGCCGACGTCCGCGTGGCGGTCGAGGACTGGGAGCACATGGTCGCCCAGGTCGGCACCACCGTCGAGGAGCTCGAGGGCTCCCCGCCGCCGCTGCCGGGCGAGGAGGTCCAGCAGGGCATCGACCTGCTGCGCTGGCTGGCCGATGACCGGTTCACCTTCCTGGGCTACCGCGAGTACCGCCTGGAGCAGGGCCCCGGCGACGACGACCAGGAGATGCTCTCGGTCGTGCCGGGCACCGGACTGGGGATCCTGCGCGAGCAGCCGGGGGAGGCCGCCAAGTCGATGGCCTTCAACCGGCTCCCCGAGGCGGTCCGCCGGAAGGCGCGGGAGCAGTCGCTGCTGCTGCTGGCCAAGGCCAACTCGCGCTCGACGGTCCACCGGCCGGCGTACCTGGACTACATCGGCATCAAGCAGTTCGGTGCCGACGGCGAGGTCGTGGGGGAGCGTCGCTTCCTGGGGCTCTTCTCCAGCGCTGCCTACACCGAGTCGCTCACCCGCATCCCGGTGCTGCGCGACAAGGTCGACGCGGTTCTGGAGCGCACCGGGCTGGACCCGCGCAGCCACGACGGCAACGCGCTGCTCGACACGTTGGAGACATATCCGCGCGACGAGCTGTTCCACACCCCGGTTGACGAGCTCGCCCCGATCGCCGAGGCGGCGATGCAGGCGCGGGAGCGCCGTGCGGTGCGGCTGTTCATCCGGCGCGACACCTACGGCCGCTACCTGTCGGTGCTGGTCTACCTGCCGCGCGACCGCTACAACACCAACATCCGCCACAAGTTCGTGCGGTTGCTGGAGGAGGAGCTGGGCGCGGACTCGGTCGAGTTCAACGTCAACATCTCCGAGTCCACCACCGCGCGCGTGCACTTCGTGGTGCGGCGTCCGGCGGGTGAGCAGATCCCCGACGACATCGACACCGTCGAGCTCGAGCGCCGGATGATCGAGGTGTCGCGCTCCTGGCACGACGACTTCGCCCAGGCCGTCACCGCGGAGTTCGGTGAGGACGTCGGCGCCACGCTGGGCCGCCGGTACGCCGACAGCTTCCCGGAGGCCTACAAGGAGGACTACAACCCGCGGGTGGCCGCGGTGGACGTGGGCCGACTGGAGACGATCCGTGGCGAGGAGGGCGTCGACCAGGCGCTCTACTCGCCGCTCAACGCGGCCCCGGGCGAGGCCCGGCTGAAGATCTACCGCATCGGCGACCCGCTCTCGCTCTCCGACGTGCTGCCGATGATCTCCTCGATGGGCGTCGAGGTGGTCGACGAGCGGCCATACCGGCTCGACGGGCTGGGCCGGCGTGCCGACATCTACGACTTCGGGCTGCGCTACGACGCGCCGCTTCCCGACCGTGCCCAGGAGCTCTTCAGCGATGCGCTCCGCGCGATGTGGGACGACCGCAACGAGGTCGACGGCTTCAACGAGCTCGTGCTCCGCGCCGAGCTCACGTGGCGCCAGGCGCTGCTGCTGCGGGCCTACGCGAAGTACATGAAGCAGGGCAACTCGCCCTTCGCCATCGACTCCATCGAGGCGGCGCTGGTCGACAACGTCGCCCTGGCGCGGCTGCTGGTCGACCTCTTCACGGCGCGGTTCGACCCGGACCTGCGCGGTGACCGGGAGCGCCGGGAGCAGGAGATCGTGGCGCAGGTCGAGGAGGCACTCGAGGACGTCGCCAGCCTCGACCACGACCGGATCATGCGGTCCTACCTGGTCCACATCCGGGCGACGCTGCGGACCAACTACTTCCAGGCCGCCGACGACAGCGGAGCACCGAAGTCCTACCTGTCGCTGAAGCTCGAGCCCTCCGCGATCCCGGGGCTCCCCGAGCCGCGGCCGGCGTACGAGATCTTCGTCTACTCCCCGCGGGTCGAGGGCGTGCACCTGCGGTTCGGTCCGGTCGCGCGTGGCGGGCTGCGCTGGTCGGACCGGCGCGACGACTTCCGCACCGAGATCCTGGGCCTGGTCAAGGCACAGATGGTCAAGAACACCGTCATCGTGCCGGTGGGCTCCAAGGGCGGGTTCTACGCCAAGCAGCTGCCCGACCCCAGCGACCGCGAGGCGTGGCAGGCCGAGGGCATCGCCTGCTACCGCACCTTCATCTCCGGCCTGCTCGACCTCACCGACAACCGGGCCGAGGACGGTCGGTCCGCGTCCGACGGTGCCCCGGAGATCGTGTCCCCGCCGCGCGTGGTCCGCCACGACGGTGACGATCCCTACCTGGTGGTCGCGGCCGACAAGGGCACTGCGACGTTCTCCGACATCGCCAACGAGGTCTCGCAGTCCTACGGGTTCTGGCTCGGCGACGCGTTCGCCAGCGGCGGGTCGGTGGGCTATGACCACAAGGCCATGGGCATCACCGCCCGTGGCGCGTGGGTGTCGGTGCAGCGCCACTTCCGGGAGATGGGCATCGACTGCCAGCGGGAGGAGTTCACCTGCGTCGGCGTCGGCGACATGTCCGGTGACGTCTTCGGCAACGGCATGCTGTGCTCGCCGACGACCCGGCTGGTGGCGGCCTTCGACCACCGCGACATCTTCATCGACCCCGATCCGGACCCGGCCACCTCCTACGCGGAGCGGCAGCGACTGTTCGAGCTGCCGCGGTCGAGCTGGCAGGACTACGACACCGCGACCATCAGCGAGGGTGGCGGCGTCTTCCCGCGGTCGCTGAAGTCGATCACGATCACGCCCCAGATCCGCGAGGCACTGGGCATCAGCGCCGGCGTGACGTCGATGACGCCCAACGAGCTGATGCACGCGGTGCTGCTCGCTCCGGTCGACCTGTTCTGGAACGGCGGCATCGGCACCTACGTCAAGGGCGCCTCGGAGTCCGACGCCGACGTGGGCGACAAGGCCAACGACGCGATCCGTGTCAACGGCAAGGAGCTGCGCGTCCGGTGTGTGGGGGAGGGCGGCAACCTGGGCCTCACCCAGCGTGGCCGCGTGGAGTACGCCGCCGCCGGTGGTCGGGTCAACACCGACTTCATCGACAACTCCGCCGGCGTCGACACCTCCGACCACGAGGTCAACCTCAAGATCCTGCTCGACCGCGTGGTCGCCTCCGGTGACCTCACCCGCAAGCAGCGCAACGAGCTGCTGGCCTCGATGACCGACGAGGTCGCCGAGCTGGTGCTGCGGGACAACTACGAGCAGAACCTCGCCCTGGCCAACGCCGGCAAGAACGCGCCGTCGCTGCTGCACGTGCACGAGCAGTGGATGCGCGACCTGGAGAAGCAGGGGCGGCTGGACCGGCGACTCGAGGCGTTGCCGACCTCGAAGGAGGTCCGGCGGCGCATCGAGAACCGTGGCTCGCTCACGGCTCCCGAGCTCAGCGTGCTGCTGTCCTACAGCAAGATCATCCTCGCCGAGGAGCTGATCGACACCGACCTGCCCGACGACCCCTACCTCGCCCGGGGGCTGGTGAAGTACTTCCCCGAGCCGATCCGTGACGGGTTCGCCCCGCAGGTCGAGCAGCACCCGCTGCGCCGCGAGATCATCGTGACGCAGATCGTCAACGACCTGATCAACCACGCCGGCTTCACCTACCTGCCACGCCTGGCGGCCGAGACCGGTGCGTCGGACGCGGAGCTCGCTCGCGCCAACTTCGTGGCGCGGGACATCTTCGGTTCCGAGGCGTTCCGCCGCGAGCTGGAGGCGTACGACAACCGGCTCGACGCCGCCCTGGTCACCCGGATGCGGGTGGAGATGCGCACGCTGGTCGAGCGGGCGTCGCGGTGGCTGGTCACCAACCGTCGCCAGCCGCTGGACTCCGACGCCACGGTCGCGGCGTTCGCGGGGCCGGTGCAGGCGGCGATGACCCAGCTGCCCGAGCTGCTGCGGGGCAACGAGCTGGCCTCGCTCGAGCGTCGCCGGGAGTTCTACGAGGCCCAGGGCGTGCCCGAGGACCTCGCGGCCCGCGTGGCCGGCTTCGACGTGGCCTACCGCCTGCTCAACGTGGTCGACATCGCCGTCCGTGAGGAGCTCGAGCCGCCGGAGGTGGCCCGGGTGCACTTCGCGCTCGGTGAGCGCCTCGGCCTCTCCGCCCTCGGGGAGCAGGTGGTGAGCCTGCCGCGGGAGGACCAGTGGCAGACGATGGCCCGCGCCGCGATGCGCGACGACCTCCACGCGGTCCACGCGCAGCTCACGGCGGCGGTGCTGGAGGCGACCGACGGCGAGGAGGTCGCCGAGGACCGCGTCGCCGCTTGGGAGCAGGACCGCGGCACCGTCATCGAGCGCGGCGTGGAGACCCTGGACCACATCGCCGAGGAGGACGAGACCGACCTCGCGCGGGTCTCCGTCGCCCTCCGGGTCGTGCGGTCACTGCTGTCCTGA
- a CDS encoding DUF2505 domain-containing protein, translating into MATRLVHEMVYDAPAEKVAAMLADPAFRESVCETQGATEHAVQVTPAGEGMSVTIDQWLPTEGVPSFAKKIVGDSTNVVQREEWSGPLHGDIEVTIPGKPGTMVGTATLRESDGVTTETVELEIKVKIPVIAGKLEELVAKLLGSALRAEERAGKKYLD; encoded by the coding sequence ATGGCCACCCGCCTGGTGCACGAGATGGTCTACGACGCCCCCGCCGAGAAGGTCGCCGCGATGCTGGCCGACCCCGCCTTCCGCGAGTCGGTGTGCGAGACGCAGGGCGCCACCGAGCACGCGGTGCAGGTCACGCCGGCCGGCGAGGGGATGTCGGTGACCATCGACCAGTGGCTTCCCACCGAGGGCGTGCCGTCGTTCGCGAAGAAGATCGTCGGCGACAGCACCAACGTGGTGCAGCGCGAGGAATGGTCCGGCCCCCTGCACGGCGACATCGAGGTCACCATCCCGGGCAAGCCCGGCACCATGGTCGGCACCGCGACGCTGCGCGAGTCCGACGGCGTCACCACCGAGACCGTCGAGCTCGAGATCAAGGTCAAGATCCCCGTCATCGCCGGCAAGCTCGAGGAACTCGTCGCCAAGCTGCTGGGCAGCGCCCTGCGCGCCGAGGAGCGCGCCGGCAAGAAGTACCTCGACTGA
- the pruA gene encoding L-glutamate gamma-semialdehyde dehydrogenase: MDAITHPPAPTNEPNLTYAPGTPERAELAACIEDLESTEHALDAYIGGEFRPGGGSAIDVVQPHDHRHRLGVIHNATAADAEAAIAAAQEAAPGWRDLPLDERCAVILKAADLLAGPWRQRINAATILGQSKTAFQAEIDSACELIDFWRFNVHYAKQIVTTQPMANSPGVWNRTDHRPLEGFVYAVTPFNFTAIAGNLPTAPALMGNTVIWKPAPTQQLAATLTMQLLEEAGLPPGVINMLPGDGQAVSEVVLPHRDLAGIHFTGSTATFQHLWRSVGENLTGYRSYPRLVGETGGKDFVVAHPSADPDVLRTALIRGAFEFAGQKCSAVSRAYVPQSLWRRIGDDLVHATEELSMGDPTDFSHFLGAVIDDRAFKKHVAAIERAHATDGLTVVAGGQTDDSVGWFVRPTIVLGDDPTDEMFHTEYFGPILAIHVYDDEDWEQVVRQAESVAPYALTGAVIAQDRTAIEWARHELRFAAGNFYVNDKPTGAVVGQQPFGGARGSGTNDKAGAASNLLRWTSPRSMKETMVPPKDHPYPHQG; the protein is encoded by the coding sequence ATGGACGCCATCACCCACCCGCCGGCTCCCACCAACGAGCCGAACCTGACCTACGCGCCCGGCACCCCGGAGCGCGCCGAGCTGGCCGCCTGCATCGAGGACCTCGAGAGCACCGAGCACGCTCTGGACGCCTACATCGGCGGCGAGTTCCGCCCCGGGGGCGGCTCGGCGATCGACGTCGTGCAGCCCCACGACCACCGCCACCGCCTCGGCGTGATCCACAACGCCACCGCGGCCGACGCCGAGGCCGCGATCGCGGCCGCGCAGGAGGCGGCGCCCGGCTGGCGCGACCTCCCCCTGGACGAGCGGTGCGCGGTCATCCTCAAGGCCGCCGACCTGCTGGCCGGCCCGTGGCGCCAGCGGATCAACGCCGCGACGATCCTGGGCCAGTCCAAGACGGCCTTCCAGGCCGAGATCGACTCCGCGTGCGAGCTGATCGACTTCTGGCGCTTCAACGTCCACTACGCCAAGCAGATCGTCACCACCCAGCCCATGGCCAACAGCCCCGGCGTGTGGAACCGCACCGACCACCGCCCCCTCGAGGGCTTCGTGTACGCCGTCACCCCGTTCAACTTCACCGCCATCGCGGGCAACCTGCCCACCGCGCCGGCGCTGATGGGCAACACCGTGATCTGGAAGCCCGCGCCCACCCAGCAGCTCGCCGCGACCCTGACGATGCAGCTGCTGGAGGAGGCCGGGCTGCCACCGGGCGTGATCAACATGCTGCCCGGCGACGGCCAGGCGGTCTCGGAGGTCGTGCTCCCGCACCGAGACCTCGCGGGCATCCACTTCACCGGGTCGACGGCGACCTTCCAGCACCTGTGGCGCTCGGTGGGGGAGAACCTCACCGGCTACCGCTCCTACCCGCGCCTGGTGGGCGAGACCGGCGGCAAGGACTTCGTCGTCGCCCACCCCTCGGCGGACCCGGACGTGCTGCGCACCGCGCTCATCCGTGGCGCCTTCGAGTTCGCGGGACAGAAGTGCTCGGCCGTGTCGCGGGCCTACGTGCCGCAGTCGCTGTGGCGCCGCATCGGCGACGACCTGGTCCACGCGACCGAGGAGCTGTCGATGGGCGACCCCACCGACTTCTCCCACTTCCTGGGCGCGGTGATCGACGACCGTGCGTTCAAGAAGCACGTGGCAGCGATCGAGCGTGCCCACGCGACCGACGGCCTGACCGTCGTGGCCGGTGGCCAGACCGACGACTCGGTCGGCTGGTTCGTCCGCCCGACGATCGTGCTCGGTGATGACCCGACCGACGAGATGTTCCACACCGAGTACTTCGGCCCGATCCTCGCCATCCACGTCTACGACGACGAGGACTGGGAGCAGGTCGTGCGGCAGGCCGAGTCGGTGGCGCCGTACGCGCTCACCGGTGCGGTGATCGCGCAGGACCGCACGGCGATCGAGTGGGCCCGCCACGAGCTCCGGTTCGCAGCGGGCAACTTCTACGTCAACGACAAGCCGACCGGTGCCGTCGTCGGTCAGCAGCCCTTCGGTGGTGCTCGCGGGTCGGGCACGAACGACAAGGCGGGGGCCGCCAGCAACCTGCTGCGGTGGACCTCGCCGCGGTCGATGAAGGAGACCATGGTGCCGCCGAAGGACCACCCCTACCCGCACCAGGGGTGA